One region of Rhodocaloribacter litoris genomic DNA includes:
- a CDS encoding polysaccharide biosynthesis/export family protein, which translates to MKHPVSPRVPVPCTAGAVRKLAVCLLVLWYAFLPDPGQAQQRTGTTGLFDFGTGNPVELLRRRLTESVFSSALLPMEGAVDSSAYVVGPGDYFSVVIEGLEAEIPPIPVTADGQLILPDVGGVPVAGLTLAEARSRARRALKARFRNVAVNVSLAQPRQFYVHVTGAVPVPGRYLAMPVARVATVLEMAFADTTRTPVGNFNYRPSLRNITLVRRDGTERHIDLLRYFVTGETAHNPYLSDGDVIYVPAYDPRFASVYVDGEVPFPGAYDHHPGETAGDLLALAAGKADPASLGPVRLTRRHADGTVETRLLAPEDLSIVLQPRDHLSIGTARLPGGTATIEGFVHHPGTYPIEQGRTTVQDLIALAGGLRPEASVRMAYLERIVLPEPTPKRFTQNRFELRPPPPVVVPRDSVEILQRLRMADLDFLSRAYFARELRLQNRVSVSLVDLLEERTDPVYLRDGDRLVVPRDEQTVYVFGQVVRPGFVAYVPGKDARYYIEAAGGAGPLAARAYVVDGATGAYVPADQARIESGDLIFLDRKQDIADSPEMQRLVLEEGRFRADARIRTVQTILQTAGTIASLVALIVTISRN; encoded by the coding sequence ATGAAGCATCCTGTATCGCCGCGCGTACCGGTTCCGTGCACGGCCGGCGCGGTCCGGAAGCTGGCTGTCTGCCTGCTGGTGCTGTGGTATGCCTTCCTGCCGGATCCCGGGCAGGCCCAGCAGCGCACCGGCACCACCGGCCTGTTCGACTTCGGCACGGGCAATCCCGTCGAGTTGCTGCGTCGCCGTCTCACCGAGTCCGTCTTTTCGAGCGCGCTCCTGCCGATGGAAGGGGCCGTCGACTCGTCGGCGTACGTCGTGGGGCCGGGAGACTATTTCAGCGTCGTCATCGAGGGGCTGGAGGCCGAGATCCCACCGATCCCGGTGACGGCGGACGGCCAGCTCATCCTGCCCGACGTGGGGGGGGTTCCGGTGGCCGGCCTGACGCTGGCCGAGGCCCGGAGCCGGGCCCGCCGGGCGCTGAAGGCCCGTTTCCGGAACGTGGCGGTGAACGTGTCGCTGGCCCAGCCGCGCCAGTTCTACGTCCACGTCACCGGGGCCGTGCCCGTGCCGGGGCGCTACCTGGCCATGCCGGTGGCCCGTGTCGCCACGGTGCTCGAGATGGCCTTTGCGGACACCACCCGCACCCCCGTTGGCAACTTCAACTACCGCCCCTCGCTGCGCAACATCACCCTGGTACGCCGGGACGGCACCGAGCGGCACATCGACCTCTTGCGCTACTTCGTCACCGGCGAGACGGCCCACAACCCGTACCTGAGCGACGGGGACGTCATCTACGTGCCGGCCTACGACCCGCGCTTCGCCAGCGTCTACGTGGACGGCGAGGTGCCCTTCCCCGGCGCCTACGACCATCACCCGGGGGAGACGGCCGGCGACCTGCTGGCCCTGGCCGCCGGCAAGGCCGACCCGGCATCGCTCGGCCCGGTACGCCTGACCCGCCGCCACGCCGACGGCACCGTCGAGACCCGCCTGCTGGCGCCGGAAGACCTGTCGATCGTCCTCCAGCCGCGGGACCACCTCTCCATCGGCACGGCCCGCCTCCCGGGCGGCACGGCCACCATCGAGGGCTTCGTCCATCACCCCGGCACCTATCCCATCGAGCAGGGACGCACCACCGTGCAGGACCTCATCGCGCTCGCCGGCGGGCTGCGCCCGGAGGCCTCCGTCCGCATGGCCTACCTCGAACGCATCGTCCTGCCCGAGCCCACCCCGAAACGCTTCACCCAGAACCGCTTCGAGCTGCGCCCCCCGCCCCCGGTCGTCGTTCCCCGGGATTCGGTGGAGATCCTGCAGCGCCTCCGCATGGCCGACCTCGACTTTCTCAGCCGGGCCTATTTCGCCCGGGAGCTTCGCCTGCAGAACCGGGTCTCCGTCAGCCTGGTGGACCTGCTCGAGGAGCGAACCGACCCGGTCTACCTGCGCGACGGGGACCGCCTGGTGGTACCGCGCGACGAGCAGACGGTGTACGTCTTCGGGCAGGTGGTGCGCCCCGGCTTCGTGGCCTACGTGCCCGGCAAGGACGCCCGCTATTACATCGAAGCCGCCGGGGGGGCCGGCCCGCTGGCCGCCAGGGCCTACGTGGTCGACGGCGCCACCGGAGCCTACGTCCCGGCCGACCAGGCCAGGATCGAGTCCGGCGACCTGATCTTCCTCGACCGCAAGCAGGACATCGCCGACTCGCCCGAGATGCAGCGGCTGGTTCTGGAAGAGGGGCGCTTCCGTGCCGACGCCCGCATCCGCACCGTCCAGACGATCCTCCAGACCGCGGGCACCATCGCCTCGCTCGTGGCGTTGATCGTCACGATCAGCCGAAATTAG
- a CDS encoding 4-(cytidine 5'-diphospho)-2-C-methyl-D-erythritol kinase: protein MLLERLAPAKINLGLHVLCRRPDGYHDLETVFLRIGWADRLAARPGADLRMTCSDPALPTDERNLCVKAARALQRAFGVTHGAALHLEKHVPYGAGLGGGSSDAAATLLLLSDLWDLDAPPDRLHALAAGLGSDVPFFLGPEAAFATGRGEHLTPLMDPATGTPYRFPFALVVAVPPVHVATVEAYRLVRPRATGRPDLRAVVTSNDLARWRAELVNDFEAPVMAAFPGIRAAREVLLKAGAGYAALSGSGAAVFGVFEAEAAARAAAEAARQAGCRVWTNVAP from the coding sequence GTGCTGCTCGAACGCCTCGCACCCGCCAAGATCAACCTGGGCCTGCACGTGCTGTGCCGCCGGCCGGACGGCTACCACGACCTCGAAACCGTTTTTCTCCGTATTGGCTGGGCGGACCGGCTGGCGGCCCGGCCCGGCGCGGACCTGCGCATGACGTGTTCGGACCCGGCCCTGCCCACCGACGAGCGCAACCTGTGCGTGAAGGCGGCGCGGGCGCTGCAACGGGCCTTCGGCGTCACGCACGGCGCGGCGCTGCATCTGGAGAAGCACGTGCCCTACGGCGCGGGCCTCGGTGGCGGGTCGAGCGATGCGGCCGCCACCCTGCTCCTCCTGTCCGACCTGTGGGACCTCGACGCGCCGCCGGACCGGCTCCATGCCCTCGCCGCCGGGCTGGGTTCCGACGTGCCCTTTTTCCTCGGCCCGGAGGCCGCCTTCGCCACCGGGCGCGGCGAACACCTGACCCCCCTCATGGATCCGGCCACCGGCACCCCGTACCGCTTTCCGTTCGCCCTGGTGGTGGCCGTGCCGCCCGTGCATGTGGCCACGGTAGAGGCCTACCGGCTCGTCCGCCCCCGCGCCACGGGCCGCCCCGACCTGCGCGCCGTCGTCACGTCGAACGACCTGGCGCGCTGGCGGGCCGAACTCGTCAACGACTTCGAGGCGCCCGTGATGGCGGCCTTTCCCGGCATCCGCGCCGCCCGCGAGGTGCTGCTGAAGGCAGGGGCGGGCTATGCGGCCCTCTCGGGGTCGGGCGCGGCGGTCTTCGGGGTCTTCGAGGCGGAGGCTGCCGCCCGTGCCGCCGCCGAAGCCGCCCGGCAAGCCGGCTGCCGGGTCTGGACCAACGTAGCGCCGTAA
- a CDS encoding metallophosphoesterase family protein, whose amino-acid sequence MKLLHTADIHLGSNTYGRIDPETGLNTRLLDFKRAFDFMVERALEEDIDLFLFCGDAYRTADPTPTQQRTFAECLQPIAERGIPIAMIVGNHDHPVSFGKASALDIFSFIQGEVHVFRKPDMQTIRTKRGPVQLLALPWPIRSMLLSREEHRKKSPAEIRAFIEAKYLEYLDLMMQDLDPAVPAVLAAHLTVQGAELAGSERTSLIEHEPKFTAAQLARPGLDYVALGHIHRPQDRNEGNTPPVVYCGSIERISFKEWEDRKGFFLVDIETTPEGKRTTYRFVETPARPFVHVQVDARGAADPTEVILTALARHEVADAIVRVRYHIEEDQAALVDVPRIREALKTAHVIASIERTVDPAERQRRTVVTRESSLEEAMTRYIAQHDELAPLKDRLLQAALELEAEYEARRRAET is encoded by the coding sequence TTGAAGCTCCTCCACACGGCCGACATCCACCTCGGCAGTAACACCTACGGCCGCATCGACCCGGAAACGGGGCTGAACACCCGCCTGCTGGACTTCAAGCGTGCCTTCGATTTTATGGTCGAGCGGGCCCTCGAAGAGGACATCGACCTGTTCCTCTTCTGCGGCGATGCCTATCGAACGGCCGACCCGACCCCCACGCAGCAGCGCACCTTCGCCGAATGCCTCCAGCCGATCGCCGAGCGGGGCATCCCCATCGCCATGATCGTGGGCAACCACGACCATCCCGTCTCCTTCGGCAAGGCCTCCGCGCTCGACATCTTCAGCTTCATCCAGGGCGAGGTCCACGTCTTCCGCAAGCCGGACATGCAAACGATCCGGACAAAGCGCGGCCCGGTGCAACTGCTGGCGCTCCCCTGGCCCATCCGCAGCATGCTCCTCTCGCGCGAGGAGCACCGCAAGAAGTCGCCCGCCGAGATCCGCGCCTTCATCGAGGCGAAGTACCTCGAATACCTGGACCTGATGATGCAGGACCTCGACCCGGCCGTCCCGGCGGTGCTGGCGGCCCACCTGACGGTACAGGGGGCCGAACTGGCCGGCTCGGAACGCACCAGCCTCATCGAACACGAGCCCAAGTTCACCGCCGCCCAGCTGGCCCGGCCCGGCCTCGACTACGTGGCCCTCGGCCACATCCACCGGCCGCAGGACCGCAACGAGGGCAACACACCCCCCGTGGTCTACTGCGGCAGCATCGAACGCATCTCGTTCAAGGAGTGGGAGGACCGCAAGGGCTTCTTCCTCGTCGACATCGAGACGACGCCCGAAGGCAAGCGCACCACCTACCGGTTCGTCGAGACGCCCGCCCGCCCCTTCGTGCACGTGCAGGTGGACGCCCGCGGGGCCGCCGACCCGACGGAGGTCATCCTGACGGCCCTCGCCCGGCATGAGGTCGCCGACGCCATCGTGCGCGTGCGCTACCACATCGAGGAAGACCAGGCGGCACTCGTGGACGTGCCCCGCATCCGCGAAGCCCTCAAAACGGCCCACGTCATCGCCTCCATCGAGCGCACCGTGGACCCTGCCGAGCGGCAGCGCCGCACCGTCGTCACCCGCGAGTCCTCGCTCGAAGAGGCCATGACCCGCTACATCGCCCAGCACGACGAACTCGCCCCGCTCAAGGACCGGCTGCTACAGGCCGCCCTCGAGCTCGAAGCCGAATACGAGGCCCGCCGGCGCGCCGAAACCTGA
- a CDS encoding GumC family protein has translation METHTAQRIEGDTLPAGRHEQARRERAENNLWDTLGTLYRWRRFIAGVTGTVAVLSVVISLLLPNWYRAEARLLLPESGGASGLASAILGNLSSAARSLIGGAGGDYTRYLAILSSRTTFENVIDRFDLIRVYELEGKQTPREDAIKTLGQNVEFVIDNEYEFLSIEVLDKDPERAAAMANFFVEELNRRNAELSSQTAGSFRRYVELRYDESRRMRDALLDSLAAFQRRYGVYDLQAQTEAFFDQLAQLRASALQLEIQYEAFREQLGPENPQVQRLGELVQAAQRKYREALAGREQVLPVSQEEAPQMIRQYANLEMERIIQERILELVAPLLEQARFEEQQRVEAVQVVDPAVPPERKAKPKRSIICIAATLSAFILAVVFVLVYTWWQRNHAYFARRLRDAAAPSS, from the coding sequence ATGGAGACGCACACGGCACAACGCATCGAAGGCGACACGCTCCCTGCCGGCAGGCACGAACAGGCACGGCGTGAGCGGGCCGAGAACAACCTCTGGGACACGCTGGGGACGCTCTACCGCTGGCGCCGCTTCATCGCCGGCGTTACCGGCACCGTGGCCGTCCTCTCGGTCGTCATCAGCCTGCTCCTGCCCAACTGGTACCGGGCCGAAGCCCGGCTGCTCCTGCCCGAAAGCGGCGGCGCCAGCGGGCTGGCCTCCGCCATCCTGGGGAACCTCTCCTCGGCCGCCCGCTCCCTCATCGGCGGTGCCGGCGGGGACTATACCCGCTACCTCGCCATCCTCAGCAGCCGCACCACGTTCGAAAACGTCATCGACCGCTTCGATCTGATCCGGGTCTACGAACTCGAAGGCAAGCAGACCCCCCGCGAGGATGCCATCAAGACCCTTGGGCAAAACGTCGAGTTCGTCATCGACAACGAATACGAGTTCCTCTCGATCGAAGTGCTCGACAAGGACCCGGAGCGGGCGGCGGCCATGGCCAACTTCTTCGTCGAGGAGCTGAACCGGCGCAACGCCGAGCTCTCGTCGCAGACGGCGGGCAGCTTCCGGCGGTATGTGGAGCTGCGCTACGACGAGTCCCGGCGGATGCGGGACGCCCTCCTCGACTCGCTCGCGGCGTTCCAGCGACGCTACGGGGTCTATGACCTGCAGGCCCAGACGGAGGCTTTCTTCGACCAGCTGGCCCAGCTTCGCGCCAGCGCGCTGCAACTGGAGATCCAGTATGAAGCCTTCCGCGAACAACTGGGACCGGAGAACCCGCAGGTGCAACGCCTGGGCGAGCTGGTCCAGGCGGCCCAGCGCAAGTACCGCGAGGCGCTGGCCGGCCGCGAGCAGGTGCTGCCCGTCTCGCAGGAAGAGGCCCCGCAGATGATCCGGCAGTACGCCAACCTGGAGATGGAGCGTATCATCCAGGAGCGGATCCTGGAGCTGGTGGCCCCCCTGCTGGAGCAGGCCCGGTTCGAGGAGCAGCAACGGGTCGAGGCCGTGCAGGTGGTGGATCCGGCCGTGCCGCCCGAGCGCAAGGCCAAGCCGAAACGCTCGATCATCTGCATCGCGGCCACGCTGTCGGCCTTCATCCTGGCCGTCGTGTTCGTGCTCGTCTACACCTGGTGGCAGCGCAACCACGCGTATTTCGCCCGCCGCCTGCGCGACGCCGCCGCCCCGTCCTCATGA
- a CDS encoding rhomboid family intramembrane serine protease: protein MNRFQAWYRVQPRALRALLTINVVAYVLWQVLLIHFDVTRRFVVEHVALNPAFPGILLEPWQLVTYGFLHLEPGFWGLIHILFNMLWLVWIGREYEELHGAHRLLAVYLLGSLGGGLLTVFLHALFPSVGAFGGIVHGASASVLAVLTVVAVTYPYKSIALLFIGTVRLIYVVIGFLALDILFLAGGGTSVSAHLGGALFGFLFARAEAGGIDLSSWARLFFRSRRPRRASTRRDMREGEGLLGQVEAWLASRRAERAGQPDGPARPASPGVREPLTDADGNSLEGEVDRILDKISEQGYDALTDEEKRILYEASRR, encoded by the coding sequence GTGAACCGATTTCAGGCCTGGTATCGCGTACAGCCACGGGCGCTGCGGGCGCTGCTGACGATCAATGTCGTCGCCTACGTGCTGTGGCAGGTCCTGCTGATTCATTTCGATGTGACGCGGCGCTTCGTGGTGGAACACGTGGCGCTCAACCCGGCGTTTCCGGGCATCCTGCTCGAGCCGTGGCAGCTCGTCACGTATGGTTTCTTGCACCTGGAGCCGGGGTTCTGGGGGCTGATCCACATCCTGTTCAACATGCTCTGGCTGGTGTGGATCGGGCGGGAGTATGAGGAGCTGCACGGGGCGCACCGGCTGCTGGCGGTGTACCTGCTCGGCAGCCTGGGCGGGGGGCTGCTGACGGTGTTCCTTCACGCCCTTTTTCCCTCGGTGGGCGCCTTCGGCGGTATCGTGCACGGGGCCTCGGCCTCGGTACTGGCGGTGCTGACGGTGGTGGCCGTGACCTATCCGTACAAGAGCATCGCGCTGCTGTTCATCGGCACGGTGCGGCTCATCTATGTGGTTATCGGTTTTCTGGCCCTCGACATCCTGTTCCTGGCCGGGGGCGGCACGTCGGTTTCGGCTCACCTGGGGGGCGCGCTCTTCGGCTTCCTCTTTGCCCGCGCCGAGGCCGGGGGGATCGACCTGTCCTCCTGGGCGCGGCTCTTTTTCCGGAGCCGCCGCCCGCGGCGGGCGTCCACACGACGCGATATGCGGGAGGGTGAGGGGCTGCTGGGGCAGGTGGAAGCCTGGCTGGCCTCGCGCCGGGCCGAGAGAGCCGGGCAGCCGGACGGTCCGGCCCGGCCCGCGTCCCCCGGCGTGCGTGAACCCCTCACGGACGCCGACGGCAACTCGCTCGAAGGCGAGGTGGACCGCATCCTCGACAAGATCAGCGAGCAGGGCTACGACGCGCTCACCGACGAGGAGAAACGTATCCTCTACGAAGCCAGCCGCCGGTAA
- a CDS encoding penicillin-binding protein 1A: MSNWPYTEEELDRYFKSPEARHGLRSNGNGRTGPPRRGIAGYFHRRFRDTRKAQAAMALSAIAGLLLAVTLFLSFYTVLIWDELPSLQQLENPHFQLASVAYTADGRELARYARQNRTWVAFEDISPHVINALIATEDHRFYENWGIDLFRTVVSVAKTLLGDRQGGSTISQQLARNLYNEQIGRRVTIERKLKEMITAIELERRYTKREILEMYLNTVEFGYNAYGIEAAARTFYGTSPMELDPLQSATLIGMLKGTTIYNPVTRPENARQRRNVVLRLMVEHGHLSEDYYLAHRDEPVGARYHSAAITNSLAPHFARYVGERVEAWARQHGHDLYTDGLVIYTTLDARLQELATQAVLTQMEGLQAVVDYEWSRPSGYSLGLDVEPYLAKKGTFEPFAHFWSSQKELVDQFIRETPRFAALRRSGLGPAAALDSLRRNRAFMDSLKTNKTRLEAGLVALDPRTGHVKAWVGGRKMEEDWNDHVAQTRRQPGSTFKPFVYTAAIHNGWSPYYTLPDSTFEYVDAAGNVWSPKNTGGSTGEMMTLRQGLARSLNTITARLMLEIGPPEVAFFARRMGIKSPLDEVPALALGTSDVTLLELTAAYGTLANGGLYHEPVVITRIEDRNGNVLFEAEPAPQEALSEATAYTMVDMLRAVIQEGTGIRIRTQFGLGEYDLAGKTGTTQNSADGWFVLMHPELVTGAWVGFNDRRIAFRSNYWGQGAHNALFLVGDFFRRATRAGDLVSKTRFPAPEEFGLPVPQPERHRDRDRISW, translated from the coding sequence ATGTCCAACTGGCCCTACACGGAAGAAGAGCTGGACCGGTACTTCAAGAGCCCGGAAGCCCGTCACGGCCTCCGGTCGAACGGCAACGGCCGTACCGGCCCGCCCCGGCGCGGCATCGCCGGCTATTTCCACCGGCGTTTCCGGGATACCCGCAAGGCCCAGGCCGCGATGGCCCTCTCCGCGATCGCCGGCCTGCTGCTCGCCGTCACGCTTTTCCTGAGCTTCTACACGGTGCTGATCTGGGACGAGCTCCCCTCGCTCCAGCAGCTCGAAAACCCGCACTTTCAACTGGCCTCCGTGGCCTATACCGCCGACGGACGTGAGCTGGCCCGTTACGCCCGGCAGAACCGCACCTGGGTGGCGTTCGAAGACATCTCACCCCACGTCATCAACGCCCTGATCGCCACCGAAGACCATCGCTTCTACGAAAACTGGGGCATCGACCTGTTCCGTACCGTCGTCTCCGTCGCCAAAACCCTGCTGGGCGACCGGCAGGGCGGCTCGACGATCTCGCAGCAGCTGGCCCGCAACCTCTACAACGAGCAGATCGGCCGCCGCGTGACCATCGAACGCAAGCTCAAGGAGATGATCACCGCCATCGAGCTGGAGCGCCGCTACACCAAACGCGAGATCCTCGAGATGTACCTGAACACGGTCGAGTTCGGGTACAACGCCTATGGCATCGAAGCCGCCGCCCGCACGTTCTACGGCACGAGCCCGATGGAACTCGACCCGCTCCAGAGTGCCACCCTCATCGGCATGCTCAAGGGGACGACGATCTACAACCCGGTCACCCGTCCCGAGAATGCCCGGCAGCGCCGGAACGTCGTGCTGCGGCTGATGGTCGAACACGGCCATTTGAGTGAAGACTACTACCTGGCCCATCGGGACGAGCCCGTCGGGGCCAGATACCACTCGGCCGCCATCACCAACAGCCTGGCCCCCCACTTCGCCCGCTACGTCGGCGAACGGGTGGAGGCCTGGGCCCGGCAACACGGCCACGACCTGTACACGGACGGGCTCGTCATCTACACGACGCTCGACGCCCGCCTGCAGGAACTGGCCACCCAGGCCGTCCTCACCCAGATGGAAGGCCTGCAGGCCGTCGTCGACTACGAGTGGAGCCGTCCTTCCGGCTACAGCCTCGGCCTCGACGTCGAACCCTACCTGGCCAAGAAGGGCACCTTCGAGCCGTTCGCCCACTTCTGGTCCTCCCAGAAAGAGCTCGTCGACCAGTTCATCCGCGAAACCCCCCGCTTTGCGGCCCTGCGCCGCAGCGGCCTCGGCCCGGCAGCCGCCCTGGACTCGCTCCGCCGCAACCGGGCTTTCATGGATTCGCTCAAGACGAACAAGACGCGCCTGGAGGCGGGCCTGGTGGCGCTCGACCCGCGCACCGGGCACGTGAAAGCCTGGGTCGGCGGGCGTAAGATGGAGGAAGACTGGAACGACCACGTCGCCCAGACGCGCCGGCAGCCCGGCTCCACCTTCAAGCCGTTCGTCTACACGGCTGCCATCCACAACGGCTGGTCGCCCTACTACACCCTGCCGGACTCGACCTTCGAATACGTGGACGCAGCCGGCAACGTGTGGAGCCCGAAAAACACCGGCGGCTCCACCGGCGAGATGATGACGCTCCGGCAGGGCCTGGCCCGCTCGCTCAACACCATCACGGCCCGGCTGATGCTCGAGATCGGCCCTCCGGAAGTCGCTTTCTTCGCCCGGCGCATGGGCATCAAGAGCCCGCTCGACGAGGTGCCGGCCCTGGCCCTGGGCACCAGCGACGTGACGCTGCTCGAGCTCACCGCCGCCTACGGCACCCTCGCCAACGGCGGCCTCTACCATGAGCCGGTGGTCATCACCCGCATCGAGGACCGGAACGGCAACGTGCTCTTCGAGGCCGAGCCGGCCCCGCAGGAAGCCCTCTCCGAGGCCACCGCCTACACCATGGTCGACATGCTGCGGGCCGTCATCCAGGAAGGCACCGGCATCCGCATCCGCACCCAGTTCGGGCTCGGCGAATACGACCTGGCCGGCAAGACGGGCACCACCCAGAACAGCGCCGACGGCTGGTTCGTCCTGATGCATCCCGAACTCGTCACCGGGGCCTGGGTCGGCTTCAACGACCGCCGCATCGCCTTCCGCAGCAACTACTGGGGACAGGGCGCCCACAATGCCCTCTTCCTCGTGGGCGACTTCTTCCGGCGGGCCACCCGGGCGGGCGACCTCGTCAGCAAAACCCGCTTCCCCGCACCCGAAGAGTTCGGCCTGCCCGTACCGCAGCCCGAGCGGCACCGCGACCGGGACCGCATCAGCTGGTAA
- a CDS encoding rhomboid family intramembrane serine protease: MYDTYQPPTRFSVFPPIIKNLLILNGLFFMAGLVPTTQDLLLRWLALWPLGTPDVVRTSLGLEVVPGFWPWQLVTYSFLHGGFGHLFFNMFALWMFGVQIENTWGSRRFAIFYFVCVIGAALCQLVVSWGDPVPIVGASGGVFGILLAFGMMFPNQPIYLYFLFPIKAKWFVIGYGLIELWAGIAGTQTGVAHFAHLGGMLFGFVLIQYWRGKLPVRPARRMYW, encoded by the coding sequence ATGTACGATACGTATCAGCCGCCGACCCGGTTTTCCGTCTTTCCGCCGATCATCAAGAATCTGCTGATTCTGAACGGGCTCTTCTTCATGGCCGGCCTCGTGCCGACGACGCAGGATCTCCTGCTTCGCTGGCTGGCCCTCTGGCCGCTCGGGACCCCGGACGTCGTGCGTACCTCCCTCGGGCTCGAAGTCGTTCCCGGCTTCTGGCCCTGGCAGCTCGTCACGTACAGCTTTCTGCACGGCGGCTTCGGGCATCTGTTCTTCAATATGTTCGCGCTGTGGATGTTCGGCGTGCAGATCGAGAACACGTGGGGGTCCCGGCGTTTCGCCATTTTTTACTTCGTCTGCGTGATCGGTGCGGCGCTGTGCCAGCTGGTGGTTTCGTGGGGCGATCCGGTGCCCATCGTGGGCGCCTCGGGCGGCGTCTTCGGTATTCTGCTGGCCTTCGGGATGATGTTTCCCAACCAGCCGATCTATCTGTACTTTCTTTTCCCGATCAAGGCCAAGTGGTTCGTCATCGGGTACGGCCTGATCGAGCTCTGGGCCGGGATCGCCGGCACGCAGACGGGGGTGGCCCACTTCGCTCACCTGGGCGGCATGCTTTTTGGCTTTGTGCTGATCCAGTACTGGCGCGGCAAGCTGCCGGTTCGACCCGCCCGGCGGATGTACTGGTGA
- a CDS encoding UDP-2,3-diacylglucosamine diphosphatase yields the protein MILFISDIHFGRAGAATERLHEQELVACLRACETAVEGLYLVGDVFDAYIEYRHLVPKGFVRFQALLAEWTGRGVPVTYLVGNHDPWHRDYFASELGVRVVFDALHEPLFGRNVYMAHGDGLAPADRLQRRLRPILRHPVPVRLYRTLLPGDLGLGLARWVKNRFGHQQVSEETITGLREHARRILATTPAELVILGHSHHPEQVRWPEGDYLNLGSWRDERTFGLLDERGPRLMRWNGTCPVAFNPRPSR from the coding sequence TTGATCCTTTTCATCTCCGACATACACTTCGGCCGGGCCGGCGCGGCCACCGAACGGCTTCACGAGCAGGAGCTCGTAGCCTGCCTGCGGGCCTGTGAAACGGCGGTCGAAGGGCTCTACCTCGTCGGCGACGTGTTCGATGCCTACATCGAATACCGCCACCTCGTCCCGAAGGGCTTCGTGCGGTTTCAGGCGCTCCTGGCCGAATGGACCGGACGGGGCGTACCCGTGACCTACCTGGTGGGCAACCATGACCCCTGGCACCGCGACTACTTCGCCTCGGAACTGGGCGTCCGCGTCGTTTTCGACGCCCTGCACGAACCGCTCTTCGGCCGCAACGTTTACATGGCCCATGGCGACGGGCTGGCCCCGGCGGACCGCCTCCAGCGGCGGCTCCGCCCGATCCTGCGCCATCCCGTACCCGTACGGCTGTACCGGACCCTGCTCCCCGGGGACCTGGGGCTGGGACTGGCCCGGTGGGTGAAGAACCGCTTCGGGCACCAGCAGGTCAGCGAGGAAACCATCACCGGCCTGCGCGAACACGCCCGCCGTATCCTTGCCACCACCCCTGCCGAGCTGGTCATCCTCGGCCACAGCCACCACCCCGAACAGGTCCGCTGGCCCGAGGGGGATTACCTGAACCTGGGCAGCTGGCGGGACGAACGCACCTTCGGCCTCCTCGACGAACGCGGCCCCCGGCTCATGCGTTGGAACGGTACTTGCCCTGTAGCATTCAACCCCCGACCCTCCCGGTGA